Proteins encoded in a region of the Pieris brassicae chromosome 3, ilPieBrab1.1, whole genome shotgun sequence genome:
- the LOC123707758 gene encoding protein piccolo-like isoform X3: MAADSDGLGPCAASCGVVVTCEGDLRDPRFPARLRRLLRELRQLLAEPHPHTLKVNKVEPWNSVRVTLSVPRAAAARLRALAAAGAPQLRALGILSVQLDGDAAVSLRLQHGAEVRINTEADDAGTSRSQSNELLSNLGGIGRLLADDGASTSTEATPPRENFKSPNTVCPMDGKIPQNIPTPTDRCEFPFGSMTQARVIHRKENTLGLTATPLRASSTEGQFVRPSTSSFPGPPPPYPAPTPPTPTSAPTVAMSSPLLVNLLQNDAPSPQPRPKAPHPAKLDRLEDSQVELAVGRAPFEYRGARPTIRPPAPTTSPIPSPSSPRPRPNFIRRAFVARPQPPTQYRAPPNATIVTRQRFPYPEFPPPPPPYRQAVPRPRPQPPRVTQEDLQALLPPPPTSMDQKTQSSFQEFQRYQQQYNARQRAASRAANAPQPDWNEPYRDTLGLALPELPDGCDLDQLLPSLPPDLNLDDTALSAISDLDSNKLDLLYEQEHSNPDALLQEITGVQYPLNGPDVPAQNEVPKDFGENNFMPPPPPPVPSKFQNSPNPPFKSPPMDRINHLTNMPPPLRLPVRATASVSTATVGSQATAQEIEEQNKRYLIKTLMRDDEPPPPPPPKEPEKKPEIIVAQCKVKDGTETSEIFSKTDDDKKDDDKSKSKMIAKKDVKDDKLVAQKGGKPRSGAKEKPAVLKDKIVRDGKSAKVALTRPHVAKPSTPNAEAPKSPPGEKESLKLRLKLDKNEPVVQPVYKADISFNNQQPKAEKPAESEPRVPPLHISLRGRNSKVITNSKKEKKKLAPGELHKKVKIRKSIESDEKSHRRDSEESLATKSSDSTENSKTDEYLHVKNMKLNNHFDGEGIKAEVTGDNNVVYRMKTISKNAHIVTKHDYKLNNKIQSLDMKLKKKSKVLSDGKAIEKERDKEWRNDLLDKEGRYAQNEGYREINNHEAKKKLPTKVEAKCDIKSSEVQSVDSECEKDGSEVRLCLSERTVGEEKEDNKLKRTLTDSAITSPNGLLSSEKKRKTTHSSCPDPPGSTNVGTIGGPRGDSPPASSQRTGAVSPRRKERPKDKSYCKLVAERTARPEAEKFTNRSPNSQAQGEDSGIESMDALSEKSPNQASQSPPGPQRKERLDMPRSTSPTSVQRIIGVIDPTPASDELLERLSLATGQPHYDPGPPDIDDIGDIEAELAKMHDHINGDDAPRRPLDESNQTKEVKRSPTPVLRDDDKPPCQSIDRGNDHDKKEDIKVECNIAQKDEATKQERNVSPKKEKAEEFDNLPSRVSPPLYTYSNQEKSSAEGHEMKEEKSAVENGDAKNCDTEKDKTEVKMERLPLKADFPDKSLLEQLLIEIPTPDYVSKRPESPSPSALERVARSSVRTRSSSKMNSPADGPKTPRLSPGLSKLERSDSPALQPRNCLRSGSVDKTSPKTATVANANAKPVPGGKRKRRESESSCTSTVSIEEGLSPGRTKKKPRRVDQKPGIPAVGGKGKKDSDSDSDEPLICKVRGKGVKTVKPGVKVVKGAEGVGTRRSVRHGAAPTAPATPAPPNTTTVRRKTRSAVGEGTTANPNAVRRRRASRDGK; this comes from the exons ATGGCAGCGGACAGCGATGGGCTAGGTCCGTGCGCTGCCTCGTGCGGCGTAGTCGTTACGTGCGAGGGCGATCTCCGCGACCCGCGCTTTCCCGCGCGCCTACGCCGGCTCTTGCGCGAACTGCGGCAGCTTCTGGCCGAGCCTCATCCGCATACGCTCAAAGTCAACAAG GTGGAGCCGTGGAACTCGGTGCGCGTAACGCTGTCGGTGCCGCGTGCGGCAGCGGCGCGTTTGCGTGCGTTGGCGGCGGCGGGTGCGCCGCAACTGCGTGCGTTAGGCATACTCTCCGTGCAGCTAGATGGAGATGCTGCCGTCTCGCTGCGGTTGCAGCACGGCGCAGAAGTTAGGATTAATACTGAAGCTGATG ATGCGGGCACGTCGAGATCGCAATCTAACGAGCTTCTCTCGAACTTGGGTGGCATAGGCCGCCTTTTGGCCGATGATGGGGCTTCAACGAGCACCGAAGCCACCCCTCCGCGGGAGAACTTCAAGTCTCCGAACACCGTGTGCCCCATGGACGGTAAAATACCGCAGAACATTCCCACGCCGACCGATCGCTGTGAATTCCCTTTTGGCAGTATGACGCAGGCCAGGGTCATACACCGCAAGGAGAATACGTTAG GTCTAACGGCTACACCTCTTCGGGCAAGTTCAACGGAGGGGCAATTCGTGCGGCCCTCCACGTCGTCATTTCCCGGCCCGCCGCCTCCCTATCCCGCTCCTACGCCCCCGACCCCTACTTCTGCCCCCACTGTCGCCATGTCTTCGCCCCTATTAGTCAATCTCCTGCAGAATGATGCGCCTTCGCCGCAACCGAGACCGAAAGCGCCGCATCCGGCTAAGTTAGATCGGCTTGAGGATTCGCag GTGGAACTAGCCGTTGGTCGAGCGCCGTTCGAGTACCGCGGCGCGCGGCCGACGATCCGTCCACCCGCGCCGACGACTTCTCCCATCCCCTCCCCTTCCTCCCCACGGCCCAGGCCGAACTTCATCCGTCGGGCTTTCGTGGCGCGTCCCCAACCCCCGACGCAGTATCGGGCGCCCCCCAACGCGACGATCGTCACCCGGCAACGGTTTCCCTATCCCGAATTCCCTCCGCCCCCGCCCCCGTACCGGCAAGCGGTGCCCAGGCCTAGACCCCAGCCGCCGCGAGTCACTCAGGAAGACCTACAGGCGTTGTTGCCACCGCCGCCCACCTCCATGGATCAGAAGACGCAGTCCAGTTTCCAG GAGTTCCAACGGTATCAGCAGCAATACAACGCCCGGCAGCGCGCCGCGTCCCGCGCCGCCAACGCGCCGCAGCCCGACTGGAACGAGCCCTACCGGGACACGTTAGGACTGGCCTTGCCCGAATTGCCCGACGGCTGCGACCTCGACCAGCTGCTTCCCTCTCTCCCCCCGGACCTCAACCTGGACGACACCGCCCTCTCCGCCATCTCCGACCTCGACTCCAATAAGCTCGATCTCCTCTACGAGCAGGAGCACTCCAACCCCGATGCCCTGCTGCAGGAGATCACCGGTGTCCAGTACCCCCTGAACGGGCCCGACGTGCCCGCCCAGAACGAAGTGCCTAAAGACTTCGGCGAGAACAACTTCATGCCGCCGCCACCGCCGCCCGTGCCTTCCAAGTTCCAGAACAGTCCGAATCCACCTTTCAAGTCGCCCCCCATGGACAGGATCAACCATTTGACGAATATGCCCCCTCCCCTGAGACTCCCCGTGAGGGCCACGGCCTCGGTCTCGACGGCGACGGTCGGCTCGCAAGCGACGGCTCAGGAGATCGAGGAGCAGAACAAACGGTATCTCATCAAAACACTCATGAGAGACGACGAGCCGCCTCCGCCGCCGCCTCCCAAGGAACCCGAGAAGAAGCCGGAGATCATCGTCGCCCAGTGTAAAGTCAAAGACGGGACCGAAACGTCGGAGATCTTTTCTAAAACGGACGACGACAAGAAGGACGACGACAAGTCGAAAAGCAAAATGATAGCGAAGAAGGACGTCAAGGATGATAAATTGGTCGCGCAGAAAGGTGGGAAGCCCAGGAGCGGGGCGAAAGAGAAGCCCGCGGTTCTGAAGGATAAGATTGTGCGCGACGGAAAGTCTGCCAAAGTTGCCTTAACGCGGCCCCACGTCGCGAAACCTTCGACGCCCAACGCCGAGGCGCCGAAGTCTCCCCCCGGGGAGAAGGAGTCCCTTAAGTTGCGGCTGAAGCTCGACAAGAACGAGCCCGTCGTACAACCCGTGTACAAAGCGGATATTAGCTTTAATAATCAGCAACCCAAAGCCGAGAAGCCGGCGGAGAGCGAGCCCAGGGTGCCCCCTTTACACATAAGCTTGCGGGGGCGGAATTCGAAAGTTATAACGAATTCTAAAAaggaaaagaaaaaattagCCCCCGGCGAGTTACacaaaaaggtaaaaataagaaaatcaatagAGTCTGATGAAAAATCTCATCGGAGGGATTCAGAAGAATCTCTGGCCACGAAGTCGAGTGACAGCACCGAGAATTCGAAGACTGATGAGTATTTACATGTGAAGAATATGAAACTCAACAATCACTTCGACGGCGAAGGGATTAAAGCGGAGGTCACCGGGGACAATAACGTAGTTTATAGAATGAAGACGATATCGAAGAACGCGCATATCGTAACCAAACACGACTACAAATTGAATAACAAAATTCAGAGTTtagatatgaaattaaaaaagaaatcgaAAGTCCTCAGTGACGGGAAGGCGATAGAAAAAGAAAGAGATAAAGAATGGAGGAACGATTTGCTAGACAAGGAGGGGAGATACGCGCAGAACGAGGGCTACAGAGAGATAAACAATCACGAGGCAAAGAAGAAGTTACCCACGAAAGTCGAGGCAAAATGTGATATTAAATCCAGTGAAGTGCAATCGGTTGACAGTGAATGTGAAAAAGACGGCAGTGAAGTGAGACTGTGTCTTAGTGAAAGGACAGTGGGTGAGGAGAAAGAGGACAATAAGTTAAAAAGGACACTTACCGATAGTGCTATTACCTCCCCCAATGGGCTCTTATCCTCTGAGAAGAAGAGGAAGACCACACATAGTTCCTGTCCAG ATCCTCCTGGATCGACAAACGTAGGCACGATAGGTGGACCCCGGGGGGACTCCCCGCCCGCCTCTAGTCAGCGAACAGGCGCCGTCTCGCCCAGGAGGAAGGAGCGTCCCAAGGACAAGTCCTACTGCAAACTCGTCGCAGAGAGAACCGCTCGCCCCGAAGCTGAGAAATTCACTAACAGGTCGCCCAACTCCCAAGCGCAAGGCGAAGACTCGGGAATCGAATCCATGGACGCCTTATCGGAGAAATCCCCTAATCAAGCCAGCCAATCGCCCCCCGGCCCCCAGAGGAAAGAACGCCTTGATATGCCCAGATCCACCAGTCCCACCTCAGTCCAGAGGATAATCGGTGTCATCGACCCCACGCCCGCTTCTGATGAACTTTTGGAGAGGCTATCGCTGGCCACGGGGCAACCCCATTATGACCCCGGGCCCCCGGACATCGATGACATAGGGGACATCGAAGCGGAACTGGCCAAGATGCACGACCACATAAACGGGGACGACGCGCCTAGGAGACCGCTCGATGAGAGCAATCAGACCAAAGAAGTTAAAAGATCACCCACACCCGTACTGAGGGACGACGATAAGCCGCCTTGCCAAAGTATAGATAGAGGAAACGACCACGACAAGAAAGAAGATATCAAGGTGGAATGTAATATTGCTCAAAAGGATGAAGCGACGAAACAGGAGAGAAACGTTTCGCCGAAAAAAGAGAAGGCTGAAGAGTTTGATAACTTACCGAGCAGAGTTTCGCCTCCTCTCTATACGTATTCTAATCAAGAGAAGTCGTCAGCGGAAGGACACGAGATGAAGGAGGAAAAATCCGCCGTGGAAAATGGTGACGCAAAAAACTGCGATACGGAGAAGGATAAGACAGAGGTTAAGATGGAAAGATTACCGCTCAAAGCGGACTTCCCCGATAAGAGCTTATTAGAGCAGCTGCTGATAGAGATACCGACGCCCGATTACGTCAGCAAACGGCCCGAGTCACCCTCACCATCCGCCTTAGAAAGGGTCGCGCGGAGCAGCGTGCGCACGAGATCCAGCAGCAAAATGAACAGCCCCGCGGACGGACCCAAAACGCCGCGGCTCAGTCCGGGTCTAAGTAAGCTCGAGCGGTCTGATTCCCCCGCGCTTCAGCCAAGGAACTGCTTGAGAAGCGGTTCCGTCGACAAAACCAGTCCTAAAACGGCCACCGTCGCCAACGCCAACGCCAAACCCGTCCCCGGGGGAAAGAGAAAACGTCGCGAGTCAGAAAGTTCTTGCACGTCCACCGTTAGCATAGAGGAAGGTCTGTCGCCGGGACGGACGAAGAAGAAACCCAGACGGGTGGACCAGAAACCGGGGATCCCGGCGGTCGGAGGGAAAGGGAAGAAGGATTCGGATAGCGATAGTGACGAGCCGTTGATCTGCAAGGTGCGGGGGAAGGGGGTGAAGACGGTGAAACCGGGGGTGAAGGTGGTGAAAGGGGCAGAGGGGGTGGGAACGAGACGGTCCGTGCGCCACGGGGCGGCACCCACCGCTCCCGCTACGCCGGCGCCGCCTAACACCACCACTGTCAGGCGGAAAACGAGGAGTGCTG TAGGCGAAGGTACTACGGCAAATCCCAATGCGGTGCGCAGAAGACGAGCGTCCCGCGACGGCAAGTGA